One window of Triticum dicoccoides isolate Atlit2015 ecotype Zavitan chromosome 5A, WEW_v2.0, whole genome shotgun sequence genomic DNA carries:
- the LOC119301221 gene encoding uncharacterized protein LOC119301221, with protein MSRLSFRPRPLDIHKKLPILKSARDFEDDDPTVAAFAAARVGVLLRHSGSDLTAAAAATDGEGNSTPSKKNAQEIPTPQFDDVETYDRDYTRTFAQPSCYIRGRGARAEIGEFVEYDLDNEDEDWLDDYNNERKNLNPEKLEVLLFKLEILDHKARERAGAITPTFIGPVPVLLQLDVAMEALQYLSVRYAVFQAVYNYWRAKRERWQKPILRRLQPPPPVNDTNPYNVFRPREKAHRLHTRRMQRRENNIQSFEKLRLVRRNLDQAKALMGALIKREETKREVMECEVNLQRVQMQYKHEAQLVDDGTTLSGFQQASSRFGSSDDDYADSDDTATEEPYFRQPVLHHRYPDNKQSAIPTLRIKREPGLPVLKRRPQQNGWVFKRDPEEPVLLFTRPLDPDKLVAAGIKLPPDPPIEVDATVPPFRCRGRIGRGGRIIFDRWNPLLRTPTSVGQETTHFTPYGRRPPSPEG; from the exons ATGAGTAGGCTCTCGTTCCGGCCGCGGCCGCTCGACATCCACAAGAAGCTCCCAATCCTCAAGTCGGCGCGGGACTTCGAGGACGATGACCCCACGGTGGCAGCGTTCGCCGCGGCAAGGGTAGGGGTTCTGCTGCGGCACTCCGGCTCGGAcctcactgctgctgctgctgcgactGACGGCGAG GGAAATTCAACTCCCAGTAAGAAGAATGCTCAAGAAATACCAACACCACAGTTTGATGATGTGGAGACCTATGATAGGGATTACACTCGCACCTTTGCACAACCATCATGTTATATACGAGGAAGAGGAG CCAGAGCTGAGATCGGTGAATTTGTTGAGTATGACTTGGATAACGAAGATGAAGACTGGCTTGACGACTACAACAATGAGCGGAAAAATCTTAACCCTgaaaa GTTGGAGGTCCTCTTATTCAAGTTGGAAATTTTGGACCACAAAGCTCGAGAAAGAGCAGGAGCCATAACACCAACTTTCATAGGACCTGTTCCAGTTCTCTTGCAGCTCGATGTTGCTATGGAG GCTTTGCAGTATTTGTCTGTTCGGTATGCTGTTTTCCAAGCTGTATATAACTATTGGAGAGCTAAG AGGGAACGGTGGCAAAAGCCTATTCTGCGGCGTTTGCAG CCTCCTCCGCCGGTGAATGATACAAACCCATATAATGTATTCAGACCAAGAGAAAAGGCCCATCGTCTTCATACAAGAAGG ATGCAAAGACGAGAAAATAATATCCAGTCGTTTGAAAAACTCCGCCTG GTACGGCGCAATTTGGACCAAGCAAAGGCATTAATGGGGGCTCTGATTAAG AGGGAAGAGACAAAGCGGGAGGTCATGGAATGTGAGGTCAACCTTCAGCGCGTTCAGATGCAATATAAG CATGAGGCCCAGCTTGTTGACGATGGGACTACACTGTCAGGGTTCCAGCAAGCTTCTAGCAGGTTTGGGTCAAGTGATGATGATTATGCGGATTCAGATGACACCGCAACTGAAGAGCCATATTTTCGGCAACCTGTTCTCCATCATCGGTACCCTGATAACAAGCAGTCGGCAATCCCTACATTGCGTATAAAGCGTGAGCCGGGGCTACCGGTGCTAAAAAGGAGGCCTCAGCAGAATGGCTGGGTATTTAAAAGG GATCCTGAGGAGCCAGTATTGTTATTCACAAGGCCGCTAGATCCTGACAAGTTGGTGGCAGCGGGTATCAAGTTGCCACCAGACCCCCCTATTGAGGTTGATGCCACCGTGCCACCATTTCGGTGCCGAGGGAGAATTGGCCGAGGTGGACGCATCATCTTTGATCGATGGAATCCTCTTCTCCGAACACCAACATCAGTTGGCCAGGAAACCACCCATTTCACACCATATGGCCGTAGGCCGCCCTCACCGGAAGGTTGA